CTGCGACTTTGAACACTGCTTTTCCGTCCTGATGAACGTAGTGCATATCCTTATCAACAGTTTCATGTGATGCAGGATGAAGGCTTCCGCCTCCGGGCTGATATAAAAATTCTCCACCCGAACCATCGATGTGGAGAATTGAATCTATGATACCGTACTCTTTATCTTCAGTGGGTTCAAGCAATACTGCAGCTGCGCCGTCACCGAATAATATACAGGTGTTTCTGTCTTTGTAATTCGATATTGATGTCATCTTATCAGCGCCTACCACTAAAACTTTTTTGTAGGAACCTGACTCGATTAACTTTGCTCCCGTGTTAATAGCAAATAAAAATCCTGAACATGCCGCAGATAAATCGAATCCCCAACAATTCTTTGCACCAATGGCTTCCTGAATAATACAGGCAGTCGAAGGGTAAGGCATATCGGGTGTAACAGTCGAAACAATTATTACATCAAGCTCATCCGCTGAGATACCTCTGTTTTTCAGGAGCATCTGTACTGCCGGAATTGCCATCGTTGATGTCGGCTTATCTTTATCGAGATATCTTCTTTCTTTTATTCCCGTCCTAGTCTGTATCCATAAATCATTCGTATCTAAAAAACTTTCAAAATATTTATTATCGACAACTCTCTCAGGCACATAGTGTCCTACGGCAGTTATCATTGCATTAACAGGGCTTGTTTTAGACATTTTTCTCCCCGGAGTTATTATTATCCGAATTTGATTCTTCTAAAATTTCAGTGATTTCTTTTTCAATATCGCTTTCTTTTTTCAGGTCAACAAATTCAAAATCCTCCGCATTCTTTCTGTGCTTAACTTTTATTACTGAGCCTTCTTTGAAGTTACCTTTGAGTATCTCTTCACTGAGAGGATCTTCAAGATATTTCTGAATTGCTCTTCTTAAAGGTCTTGCGCCGTAGTTCTGGTCGTATCCTTTATCTGCAAGGAATTCCTTCGCAGCTTTTGTTACATCGATTGTAATTCCCTGAAGCTTGATTCTCTTGAGTAATTTTTCAATACCAACGTCAACAATTTTAACGATGCTTTCTTTAGCAAGCTGTTTGAATACAATCATCTCGTCAATTCTGTTCATGAACTCAGGAGAAAATACTTTCTTCGCTGTTTCATCAATAGCTGATTTCATCTTATCATATTTGGTACCTTCTTTACCTTCGCCGAATCCGAATACTTTATCAAGCTTAATATCGCGTGTTCCGATATTTGAAGTCATGATAATAATTGTATTCTTGAAGTCAACTTTTCTTCCGAGACCATCTGTAAGAATACCGTCATCCAATACCTGTAAAAGAATATTGAATGTATCAGGGTGAGCTTTTTCGATTTCATCTAAAAGCACAACTGAGTATGGTTTTCTTCTGACTTTCTCAGTAAGCTGACCGCCTTCTTCGTATCCCACGTATCCGGGAGGCGCTCCGACAAGTCTGGAGACGTTAAACTTCTCCATGTATTCACTCATATCAATTCTAATCATGTTATCTTCGGAATCGAATAAGAACTTTGCAAGCTGTTTGGCAAGCTCTGTTTTACCGACACCTGTAGGACCTAAAAATACGAATGAACCGATAGGTCTGTTCGGATCTTTTAATCCTGCTCTTGCTCTTCTTATAGCGCGTGAGATTTTTTCAACTGCTTCATCCTGACCGATAACCACTTTCTTAAGATGCTCTTCCATCTTAACAAGTTTTTGTGATTCGCCATCGGCAATTCTGTTTACAGGAATTCCTGTCATCATTGCAACAACGTCTGAAACGTTATCTTCAGTTACATCGAACACCATGCTCTGTGATTTTATATCCCATTCAATCTTAAGCTGTTCAAGCTCGTTCAGTAATTTCTTTTCGTTATCACGAAGCATTGCTGCTTCTTCATAGTTCTGATTTTTTACAACCTGATTTTTTGACTGACGGACTTTTTCAACTTCAAGCTCAAGGTCAACAATTTCCTTAGGAACAGTTATGTTCGCAAGGTGGACTCTTGAACCGGCTTCATCCATTACGTCAATCGCTTTATCAGGTAAAAATCTGTCTGTAATATATCTGTCTGAAAGCTTTGCAGCTTGTGAAAGCGCTTCAGGTGAGTATCTTACATTGTGATGCTCTTCGTATTTGCTCTTAATATTATTCAGAATCTGAATGGTTTCATCCACTGTTGCAGGCTCTACCATTATTTTCTGGAATCTTCTGTCAAGCGCTCCGTCTTTTTCAATATATTGTCTGTACTCATTTAAAGTTGTTGCACCTATGCATTGGAGATCTCCGCGTGCAAGAGCCGGCTTGAAAATATTTGAAGCGTCCAATGATCCGCTTGCTCCGCCTGCGCCTACAATTGTATGAAGCTCGTCAATGAAAAGAATAACATCTTTTGCTTTTTCAAGCTCATTCATTACAGCCTTCATTCTTTCTTCGAACTGTCCTCTGTATTTTGTGCCTGCAACAAGTGCAGCTAAATCCAGTGTAACAACTCTTTTATTATGTAATACTCTCGATACCTGTTTGTTGATAATTCTTAATGCAAGACCTTCGGCAATAGCAGTTTTACCTACGCCTGGCTCACCGATGAGCACCGGATTATTTTTCTTTCTTCTGGAAAGAACCTGCGCTACTCTTTCAATTTCTTTTTCACGACCTACGATTGGATCAAGCTTGCCTTCAATAGCGCTCTTAGTTAAGTCGCGTCCGAAGTTATCAAGCACCGGAGTCTTAGTCTTCTCGGCTTTCTTTTCTGCCTGAGGCTTAGGAGCAGATTGAGGCGCTCCGCCTGCAGTAGGTTTTCCGCTGAGAATGTTTAAAAGTTCGTTCTTGGTATTTTCATAGTTGATGTTGAACTGATGTAAAATCTGCGCTGCAAGATTATCGTCTTCTCTTAATATAGATAATAAAAGATGCTCCGTACCGATGACATCCGATTTGAAAAGCTTTGCTTCTAAATATGTGATCTTTAAAACTTTTTCTGCCTGCTTTGTGAGAGGGATATTGCCGACAGTAAGTGAACCGCCTGATTGACGCACTGTATCCTCTACAGCTTTTTTGATCTTGCTTGCTTCAACTCCGAGGTTCTTAAAAATCTTGATAGCTATACCTTCACCTTCGCGGATAATTCCGAGGAGGAGATGTTCAGTCCCGATGTAATCGTGCCCTAACCTTATTGCTTCTTCTCTGCTTAGCCTGATCACATCCTGAACTCTGTTTGAAAAGTTACTGTCCATAGTGGTTTTAGTTTGTTGTAATTTCTAAAAAATTTTATTCAATTAAAATTCAAAATTTTTATATCTTATTTATTTAAAAATAACTTTGTTCTTAAGTCTTTAACCAAATTCTAAAAGAATAGTTCATTTAATTATTAGCAATTAGTAAGCCAAAGTTAATTTTGGAAAATTAGTTCATAAATTTGAAACGTTCTTCGGAGGGAGTGAATCAGGGTTCAATTTTATGAAGTATCGAACTTAAATAGTAGTTTGCCTGCTGCGCTGTACATTTGAATAGTATAACAAATGGCGTGTGAAAAAAATCTCATGAAAGGAGTAATAAGTTCCCCCTCCTTTCTAAGGAGGGGGAAAGGGGGAGGTAAAGAGGATTAACAAATTAAATTTACATGCATCCCATAACTCCTCCCTAACCCTCCCCTTAGTAAGGGGAGGGAATTTAAATACCTATGTGCTCACTTTCTCCTACTTCCCAAACCCTGTTTGGGAAGTTATAATTCAATGAAACTTGCTTCACTGCGGAACGGAGTTTCGCTCCTTAGTTCCGTCACAAACAGGGGTTTGGGACGGAGAACGCAGTGCCTAGACAACTTCTAAATTTCTCCGGAAAATTCCTGATTTTTACACAGATGAGAATACTACTTCCCCGACACTTCTGACATTTATTTCGTCTTATGACACACATTTCTTATTTGACAGCAGATTAATTTATTAATAAAACAATTTTTAAGTGGCTGCCATTCGGTATATATATTGCTTTAATGTCTTGTAGAAACTTTTAGCATTAAATTAATATATAAGCCATGAAAAAACCAAGTTCGTTTTTAGCCTTTCTCATAACAGGAATTATTTCTTTATCCATTTTCATTAATTCCAATGCGTTTTCGCAAGGCGGAGCAACGGTAACAACCACACCTCCGACTGATAATGCGAAATATTTATCGCAATCGACACCCGGAGTTATGGAATCAGGAAAATCTTACGATGCAACGATATCTATGAAAAATTCAGGCTCAACAACCTGGCAGAAAGGAAATTACAAACTGAGATTGATGAATCAGACAGAAGCGCTTTCTAAAATCTGGGGAATAAGTGATTTGGATTTGGGCTCAAACATTGCTCCCGGCGAATCTGTAACTTTCAGCCTTACATTAAAATCACCTGAAACTCCCGGCGATTATAATCTTCAGTGGCAGATGGCAAACGGAAATGCATTTTTTGGCGAACCGACTGCAAATATCCCTGTAAAAGTTGTTGGACCAGAAACAACTCCGCAGCCTAAAAACGATGTAAACTATAATTCTACTTATAAATATAATAATTTCCCTGCAGAAGTTTCTGAGGGTGGAGTTTATGATATTGTGATTACAATGCGAAATACAGGAGCAACTGGATGGAATCCATCAGAAGACCATCTTAAATTAACAACATCAGGTATAAACGATACAAAAAACACATGGACTATTGCCGATGTGAATTTACCTGAAACAGTAGTTGCCGGCGGAGAGTATTCTTTTGCTTTCAAATTAACTGCACCTCAGGAATCAGGTGAATACAGCGTTCAGGCACAAATGGTGCATAAAGATGTGCCTTTTGGCGAGCCGTCACCGGTTGTACAAATAAAAGTAAAATAATTTTTCAGTACTTCTTAATTAGCGAAGCCGGGCCAATACCGGCTTCGCTAGTTAAGCCCTCTTCATTTCCGAAAATGCATCTTTTGAACTTACTGTCCTCTTTTCGTGTTATTCATCAACAAATCTCTTAAAAGTATCTAATTTCCTTTTACATTGAATATATTTATTTATTTCAATACCTTTAAAGATTTACCAAATTTTTCATTAATTACTGTTAAAATCAGAATTTAGAGCAGATTAAAATACGATAACCCTTCTATATGTATAAAGATTTACCTGAAAATATATCATTACCCGAACTCGAAAAAGAGATAATAAATTTCTGGCAGGAGGATAATACCTTCGAAAAAAGCATAGAATGCAAGTCGCCGGAAAAATCATTTACTTTCTACGAAGGACCTCCGACAGCTAACGGCTTACCGGGCATCCACCACGTAATTGCACGTACAGTTAAAGACTTATTCTGCCGCTATAAAGCAATGCAGGGCTATAAAGTGAACCGCAAAGCGGGATGGGATACTCACGGACTTCCGGTAGAAATTGAAGTTGAAAAGCAGCTTGGACTGAAATCCAAAGCAGATATAGAAGAATACGGAGTTGTTGAATTTAATAAGGCATGTAAAGATTCCATATTCAAATATGTAAGCCGATGGGAAGAACTGACTCAAAGAATGGGTTACTGGGTCAACCTTGATGACGCTTATGTTACCTACCACAATTCTTATATAGAATCAGTCTGGTGGGCATTAAAAAATTACTTCGATAAAGATCTAATATATAAAGGATATAAAATCCTTCCATTCTGTCCTAAGTGCGAATCTTCACTTTCATCACACGAAGTTGCGCAAGGATATGAAGATTTAAAAGACCCTTCAGTTTATGTGAAGTTCAAAATCACAACAGGTGAATTTGCCGGAAGTGATTTTCTTGTATGGACAACTACACCATGGACACTACCATCTAACGTTGCATTGGCAGTAAATCCAAAATTTACCTATGTAAAAATCAAAACGGCTAAAGGTGAGGATTTAATTTTATTAAGAGAAAGACTTTCAACCATAAGCGACGAGTATACAATTGAAAAAGAATTTACAGGAAGCAGCTTAGAGAAAACTGAATACGAACCTTTATTCTCATTCTATGAATTAGAAAAGAAAGCTTATTATGTAACTCTTGGTGATTTTGTATCTGCCGAAGACGGTACAGGCATAGTTCATATTGCCCCGGCATTCGGTGAAGATGATTATGCCATAGGAAGAAAATACGATCTGCCGATAATACAGGCAGTCGGTAAAGACGGACTTTTCAAAAAAGAAGTTACTCCATACGCAGGTAAAAATTTCAAAGAATCAGATAAACAGATTTCTGATGATTTAAAAGCAGCGGGACGTTTATATAAACGCGAGATGTTCACTCACTCATATCCTCATTGCTGGAGACATCACGTACCGCTTATGTATTATGCCACTGACTCATGGTTTATAAAGACTACATCATACAATAAAAAGATGATGGAGCTTAACTCAAAAGTTTACTGGTCACCTGAAGATATCGGTACAGGGCGCTTTGGGCAATGGCTTGAAGATAATATTGACTGGTCACTTTCACGCGACAGGTTCTGGGGCACTCCCCTTCCGATATGGTCTTACACAGATGAAAACGGCAAAGAGCAATTTGAATGTATAGGCTCAATAGAAGAATTAAGAGAGCGCTCATATAATTTTAA
The genomic region above belongs to Bacteroidota bacterium and contains:
- a CDS encoding ketoacyl-ACP synthase III gives rise to the protein MSKTSPVNAMITAVGHYVPERVVDNKYFESFLDTNDLWIQTRTGIKERRYLDKDKPTSTMAIPAVQMLLKNRGISADELDVIIVSTVTPDMPYPSTACIIQEAIGAKNCWGFDLSAACSGFLFAINTGAKLIESGSYKKVLVVGADKMTSISNYKDRNTCILFGDGAAAVLLEPTEDKEYGIIDSILHIDGSGGEFLYQPGGGSLHPASHETVDKDMHYVHQDGKAVFKVAVVGMADVSEEIVLKNNLKGEDISYLVPHQANMRIITAAGERMGLPPEKVMVNIHKYGNTTCATIPLCISEYWHEGKIKKGDYIVLASFGAGYTWGSVLVRWAY
- a CDS encoding ATP-dependent Clp protease ATP-binding subunit, producing MDSNFSNRVQDVIRLSREEAIRLGHDYIGTEHLLLGIIREGEGIAIKIFKNLGVEASKIKKAVEDTVRQSGGSLTVGNIPLTKQAEKVLKITYLEAKLFKSDVIGTEHLLLSILREDDNLAAQILHQFNINYENTKNELLNILSGKPTAGGAPQSAPKPQAEKKAEKTKTPVLDNFGRDLTKSAIEGKLDPIVGREKEIERVAQVLSRRKKNNPVLIGEPGVGKTAIAEGLALRIINKQVSRVLHNKRVVTLDLAALVAGTKYRGQFEERMKAVMNELEKAKDVILFIDELHTIVGAGGASGSLDASNIFKPALARGDLQCIGATTLNEYRQYIEKDGALDRRFQKIMVEPATVDETIQILNNIKSKYEEHHNVRYSPEALSQAAKLSDRYITDRFLPDKAIDVMDEAGSRVHLANITVPKEIVDLELEVEKVRQSKNQVVKNQNYEEAAMLRDNEKKLLNELEQLKIEWDIKSQSMVFDVTEDNVSDVVAMMTGIPVNRIADGESQKLVKMEEHLKKVVIGQDEAVEKISRAIRRARAGLKDPNRPIGSFVFLGPTGVGKTELAKQLAKFLFDSEDNMIRIDMSEYMEKFNVSRLVGAPPGYVGYEEGGQLTEKVRRKPYSVVLLDEIEKAHPDTFNILLQVLDDGILTDGLGRKVDFKNTIIIMTSNIGTRDIKLDKVFGFGEGKEGTKYDKMKSAIDETAKKVFSPEFMNRIDEMIVFKQLAKESIVKIVDVGIEKLLKRIKLQGITIDVTKAAKEFLADKGYDQNYGARPLRRAIQKYLEDPLSEEILKGNFKEGSVIKVKHRKNAEDFEFVDLKKESDIEKEITEILEESNSDNNNSGEKNV